One stretch of Micromonospora echinospora DNA includes these proteins:
- a CDS encoding nitroreductase/quinone reductase family protein, with protein sequence MGGVITWMYRGGRPNRPARMLNALSAWQYGVGLAPRHWMTMEVPGRRTGRIVSVPIVVADHDGERYVVSMLGERANWVANVRAAGGRVVLRRRRREPVRLVEVPVAQRPPILRRHLALAPGARPHAPVDRHAPLADFARVAAGIPVFRIVAAEPSTR encoded by the coding sequence ATGGGCGGTGTCATAACGTGGATGTACCGGGGCGGCCGGCCGAACCGGCCGGCCCGGATGTTGAACGCGCTGTCGGCGTGGCAGTACGGCGTCGGCCTCGCTCCGCGGCACTGGATGACCATGGAGGTGCCCGGCCGCCGCACCGGGCGGATCGTCTCGGTGCCGATAGTGGTCGCCGATCACGACGGCGAGCGGTACGTCGTGTCGATGCTGGGCGAGCGGGCCAACTGGGTGGCTAACGTGCGCGCCGCGGGCGGCCGGGTGGTGCTGCGCCGTCGCCGCCGCGAACCGGTCCGGCTGGTCGAGGTGCCGGTGGCGCAGCGGCCACCGATCCTGCGCCGGCACCTCGCGCTCGCCCCCGGCGCGCGCCCGCACGCGCCGGTGGACCGGCACGCCCCGCTCGCCGACTTCGCCCGGGTCGCCGCCGGCATCCCGGTCTTCCGGATCGTCGCGGCGGAGCCCTCGACGCGGTGA
- a CDS encoding fluoride efflux transporter FluC, translating into MTVLLIAIGAAVGAPLRYLTDRAVQARHGSPFPWGTLAVNVAGSLLLGALLAAPVGPEVTALVGTGFCGALTTWSTLSYETLRLARTAKRRLAYANVALSVAAGLGAAFLGYALVTAVAG; encoded by the coding sequence GTGACCGTCCTGCTGATCGCGATCGGCGCCGCCGTCGGCGCCCCGCTGCGGTACCTGACCGACCGGGCGGTGCAGGCCCGGCACGGCTCACCGTTCCCGTGGGGCACCCTGGCCGTGAACGTGGCCGGGTCGCTGCTGCTCGGCGCGCTCCTCGCGGCGCCGGTCGGCCCGGAGGTGACCGCGCTTGTCGGCACCGGCTTCTGCGGCGCGCTGACCACGTGGTCGACGCTGAGCTACGAGACGCTGCGCCTGGCCCGCACGGCGAAGCGCCGGCTCGCGTACGCGAATGTGGCGCTCAGTGTGGCCGCGGGCCTCGGCGCGGCGTTCCTCGGCTACGCCCTCGTGACCGCGGTGGCCGGCTGA
- a CDS encoding adenylate/guanylate cyclase domain-containing protein, which yields MLITTPVGSREAVVAVCRPLPEERRTVTVLFVDIVGSTRLVERLDPEDVRALQRAYFGTVASVLRRWRGVVEKYVGDAVMALFGASASDGFDAYRAVRAGLDIQAALDRRRPGGIRLRVRVGVATGEVLLDLACAHDGGHGAASGAVITTAARLQEHAPPGGVVVCPVTRDAVAGLVEQRPLATMTLAGKSLPLDVWRVTGTAGRRPARHRAPLVGRRRELATAAEEVTAALRQRRPRWISLVGPPGSGRSRLLHEVIRAVSRVDGVPVCRRVAYCPPYPAGELAPLADLLRTRVEALHPLPGAAVADGPGGGALAAFLAAPHDDTAAARAVVACREALLGLATEAPVVVAVDDLDRAAPALRRFLRQLHVAASDRGLPLAVVTTYGSGSADPLPAPGTRRIPLRPLGPLETGRLLRHLLGRAGRPPALAARLLPLAGGSPAVATAYALTDPADEPAGVPAAARRLVDARMDRLDGTHRAVLMAGAARGGPVAAATVEAMLGWPAGRATPVLRALAVAGLLRPAATGGWTVEPLVGRVAAHRLSRAVRADFARRLRAVSEGGDIGAPDAVADGDRVAARAGLRAVGVAGTPGAVAGGGHAAARAAGAGAGRHPARVPEDTAAGFAPAAGTGVPTWDTDERGIFPLGAGRSRRSGGGARPAPVPPDRGDALRAMPGLPARAGPAAGDLTAWPGWRTVPLPGAAARPEGVGRARRRAGPGGYAPGLAA from the coding sequence ATGTTGATCACCACGCCCGTGGGGAGCCGGGAAGCAGTCGTCGCGGTGTGCCGGCCGCTGCCGGAGGAACGCCGCACGGTGACCGTCCTCTTCGTCGACATCGTCGGCTCGACCCGGCTGGTCGAGCGCCTCGATCCGGAGGACGTTCGGGCGTTGCAGCGCGCCTACTTCGGCACCGTCGCCTCGGTGCTGCGCCGCTGGCGGGGCGTGGTGGAGAAGTACGTCGGCGACGCGGTGATGGCGTTGTTCGGCGCGTCCGCTTCGGACGGCTTCGACGCGTACCGGGCGGTGCGGGCCGGGCTGGACATCCAGGCCGCGCTGGACCGGCGGCGGCCCGGCGGGATCCGGCTGCGCGTGCGGGTCGGCGTGGCGACCGGCGAGGTGCTGCTCGACCTGGCCTGCGCCCACGACGGGGGCCACGGCGCGGCGAGCGGCGCGGTCATCACCACCGCGGCCCGGCTCCAGGAGCACGCGCCGCCCGGCGGTGTGGTGGTCTGCCCGGTCACCCGCGACGCGGTGGCCGGCCTGGTCGAGCAGCGTCCACTCGCCACCATGACCCTCGCCGGCAAGTCGCTGCCGCTGGACGTGTGGCGGGTGACCGGGACGGCCGGGCGCCGGCCGGCGCGGCACCGCGCCCCGCTGGTCGGGCGGCGGCGTGAGCTGGCCACCGCGGCCGAGGAGGTGACCGCGGCGCTCCGGCAGCGGCGCCCTCGGTGGATCTCGCTGGTCGGGCCGCCGGGCAGCGGCCGCAGCCGGCTGCTGCACGAGGTGATCCGCGCGGTGTCGCGGGTGGACGGTGTCCCGGTGTGCCGGCGCGTGGCGTACTGCCCGCCGTACCCGGCCGGCGAGCTGGCACCCCTGGCCGACCTGCTCCGTACCCGGGTCGAGGCCCTCCACCCGCTGCCGGGCGCGGCCGTCGCCGACGGTCCGGGCGGCGGGGCGCTGGCCGCGTTCCTGGCCGCGCCGCACGACGACACCGCGGCGGCGCGGGCCGTGGTGGCCTGCCGGGAGGCGCTGCTCGGCCTGGCCACCGAGGCGCCCGTGGTGGTGGCCGTTGACGACCTGGACCGGGCCGCACCGGCGCTGCGCCGGTTCCTGCGCCAGCTCCACGTCGCGGCGAGCGACCGCGGGCTGCCGCTCGCGGTGGTCACCACGTACGGCTCCGGGTCGGCCGACCCGCTGCCCGCCCCGGGAACCCGGCGGATCCCGCTGCGCCCGCTGGGCCCGCTGGAGACCGGACGGCTGCTGCGGCACCTGCTCGGCCGCGCCGGCCGGCCCCCCGCGCTCGCCGCGCGGCTGCTCCCGCTGGCCGGCGGCAGCCCGGCCGTCGCGACCGCGTACGCCCTGACCGACCCGGCGGACGAACCGGCCGGCGTGCCCGCCGCCGCGCGCCGGCTGGTGGACGCCCGGATGGACCGGCTGGACGGCACGCACCGGGCGGTGCTGATGGCCGGCGCGGCCCGCGGTGGCCCGGTGGCCGCCGCGACGGTGGAGGCGATGCTCGGCTGGCCCGCCGGCCGGGCGACACCGGTGCTGCGCGCCCTGGCGGTGGCCGGACTGCTGCGCCCCGCCGCGACGGGTGGGTGGACGGTCGAGCCGCTGGTGGGGCGGGTGGCCGCGCACCGGCTCTCCCGGGCCGTACGAGCGGACTTCGCCCGCCGCCTTCGCGCCGTGTCGGAGGGCGGCGACATCGGCGCTCCGGACGCGGTGGCCGACGGCGATCGCGTCGCAGCGCGCGCCGGTCTCCGGGCCGTCGGCGTGGCCGGGACGCCGGGCGCGGTGGCCGGTGGCGGACACGCCGCCGCCCGGGCGGCCGGAGCGGGCGCGGGTCGGCATCCGGCCCGCGTCCCGGAGGACACCGCTGCCGGCTTCGCGCCGGCAGCGGGAACCGGTGTCCCCACGTGGGACACCGACGAGCGGGGCATTTTCCCGCTCGGGGCGGGACGGTCGCGCCGGTCGGGTGGAGGGGCCCGACCGGCGCCCGTCCCGCCGGACCGGGGCGACGCGCTCCGGGCCATGCCCGGCTTGCCGGCCCGGGCCGGCCCGGCGGCCGGCGATCTCACGGCGTGGCCCGGGTGGCGGACCGTCCCGTTACCCGGAGCCGCGGCGCGGCCCGAGGGGGTGGGCCGCGCGCGGCGACGAGCCGGGCCCGGCGGGTACGCGCCGGGACTCGCCGCCTGA
- a CDS encoding FluC/FEX family fluoride channel — translation MGGAVSDPRVDPDVDLRVPADRAELPAHPAAVLGVIAAGGVCGALARAGAQAAVPHQPGGFPWATFAVNMTGCLLIGALMAVLAARAAHPLTRPFLGVGVLGGFTTFSAYAVDAQRLLTDGAAGTAGVYLAATVLAALAAVAVGDMVTARLLAVRDGRRR, via the coding sequence GTGGGAGGTGCCGTGTCCGATCCCCGCGTCGATCCGGACGTCGACCTGCGCGTACCGGCCGACCGGGCGGAGCTGCCCGCGCACCCGGCGGCGGTGCTCGGCGTGATCGCCGCCGGTGGCGTGTGCGGCGCGCTGGCCCGGGCCGGCGCGCAGGCCGCCGTGCCGCACCAGCCGGGCGGCTTCCCGTGGGCCACCTTCGCCGTCAACATGACCGGCTGCCTGCTCATCGGCGCGCTGATGGCGGTGCTCGCCGCCCGTGCGGCCCACCCGCTGACCCGGCCGTTCCTCGGCGTCGGCGTGCTCGGCGGGTTCACCACGTTCTCCGCGTACGCGGTCGACGCGCAGCGGCTGCTGACCGACGGCGCGGCCGGTACGGCGGGTGTGTACCTGGCCGCCACGGTGCTCGCCGCGCTGGCGGCGGTCGCGGTCGGGGACATGGTGACCGCGCGGCTGCTGGCCGTCCGGGACGGGAGGCGACGGTGA
- a CDS encoding MFS transporter, whose translation MSSTIDAPAGKRPPAPRAVRSARNGVAVVFALNGLAVASWFSRVPAAQDALDLSPGRLGLLLLCASAGSLLAMPTAGLVTQRLGPARTVAVSVVLVSLGLTVAGLSASLAGSVAGVGLGLAAFGFGSGLCDVAMNVEGAAVEKRLGYTILPRFHAAWSLGSVAGAGLGAGAAHFGVPVGVHLPVLSVLILAGTLVGARAFLAATAEAAGAGEPAARRQALLAAWREPRTLLIGLLVLVMAFTEGSANDWLAVAFVDGYGVDEAVGAAVFGVFVVGMTIGRTVGTVAIDRWGRVPVLFTTIAMASAGAALAVLAGNGPLAVVGVALWGLGASLGFPVGMSAVADDEDKAPARVSVVAVIGYTAFLAGPPLLGFLGDHFGVLSALGVVPLLLLPTLALVPVLRERPAAPDAPAGAPGIKVG comes from the coding sequence GTGAGCAGCACCATCGACGCACCGGCCGGGAAGCGGCCACCGGCGCCCCGGGCGGTGCGAAGCGCCCGCAACGGCGTCGCCGTCGTCTTCGCCCTCAACGGGCTCGCGGTGGCGAGCTGGTTCTCCCGGGTCCCGGCGGCCCAGGATGCGCTCGACCTCAGCCCGGGCCGGCTCGGCCTGCTGCTGCTCTGCGCGTCGGCGGGCTCGCTGCTGGCCATGCCGACCGCCGGCCTGGTCACCCAGCGGCTCGGGCCGGCGCGCACGGTGGCCGTCTCGGTGGTGCTGGTCTCGCTCGGCCTGACCGTGGCGGGTCTGTCCGCCAGCCTGGCCGGCTCGGTCGCCGGGGTGGGGCTCGGCCTCGCCGCGTTCGGCTTCGGCTCCGGCCTGTGCGACGTGGCGATGAACGTCGAGGGCGCGGCCGTGGAGAAGCGCCTCGGCTACACCATCCTGCCCCGGTTCCACGCCGCCTGGAGCCTCGGCTCGGTGGCCGGGGCCGGGCTCGGCGCCGGCGCCGCGCACTTCGGCGTACCCGTCGGCGTACACCTGCCGGTCCTGTCCGTGCTGATCCTGGCCGGCACGCTGGTCGGCGCCCGGGCGTTCCTCGCGGCCACCGCCGAGGCGGCCGGGGCCGGGGAGCCGGCGGCCCGGCGGCAGGCGCTGCTGGCCGCCTGGCGCGAGCCCCGCACGCTGCTGATCGGGCTGCTCGTGCTGGTCATGGCGTTCACCGAGGGCAGCGCCAACGACTGGCTCGCGGTGGCGTTCGTCGACGGGTACGGGGTCGACGAGGCCGTCGGCGCCGCCGTGTTCGGCGTGTTCGTGGTGGGCATGACGATCGGCCGCACCGTCGGTACCGTCGCCATCGACAGGTGGGGCCGGGTGCCGGTGCTGTTCACCACCATCGCGATGGCGTCCGCCGGCGCCGCGCTCGCCGTGCTGGCCGGGAACGGCCCCCTCGCCGTGGTCGGCGTCGCGCTGTGGGGACTCGGCGCCTCGCTCGGCTTCCCGGTCGGGATGAGCGCCGTCGCCGACGACGAGGACAAGGCCCCGGCCCGGGTGAGCGTGGTCGCGGTGATCGGCTACACCGCGTTCCTCGCCGGCCCGCCGCTGCTCGGCTTCCTCGGCGACCACTTCGGCGTGCTGTCCGCGCTCGGCGTGGTGCCACTGCTCCTGCTGCCCACGCTCGCGCTGGTGCCGGTGCTGCGGGAGCGCCCCGCCGCGCCGGACGCGCCGGCCGGCGCCCCAGGGATCAAGGTCGGCTGA
- a CDS encoding LacI family DNA-binding transcriptional regulator has protein sequence MDTPTARPATLEDVARDAGVSRATASRVLGAYGFASTDARARVHAAAERLGYVPDVTARALVRGAGVRLVVAVIGRDGTVLDDPYVHRVVSAASRVCAPHGVGVALEWLSLADPSGLTRLGADRGACGVILVNTTQAALDAVPPRLRGRVVSIGQGSPTVPSFDVDNAGGAGEVLRHLYATGRRRIVMVTGPRWLSCAERSVTTYRELMRESGSPERLVTGDFTAARGGRAALEALRRWPDADAVYAASDATAFGVIAALRGRGVQVPHDVAVAGFDDLPYAAVSSPPLTTATHPVDRIAAAAATAVLTRAPAAPSTAFPSTLVARESA, from the coding sequence ATGGATACGCCGACCGCACGGCCCGCCACGCTCGAAGACGTGGCCCGCGACGCCGGGGTGTCCCGGGCCACCGCCTCCCGGGTGCTCGGCGCCTACGGGTTCGCCTCGACGGACGCCCGCGCCCGGGTGCACGCCGCCGCCGAGCGCCTCGGCTACGTACCGGACGTCACCGCCCGGGCGCTCGTGCGCGGGGCCGGGGTACGCCTGGTGGTGGCCGTGATCGGCCGCGACGGCACGGTGCTGGACGACCCGTACGTGCACCGGGTGGTGAGCGCGGCGTCGCGGGTGTGCGCGCCGCACGGCGTCGGGGTGGCCCTGGAGTGGCTGTCGCTGGCCGACCCGTCGGGGCTGACCCGGCTCGGCGCGGACCGGGGCGCCTGCGGTGTGATCCTGGTCAACACCACTCAGGCGGCGCTGGACGCGGTGCCGCCGAGGCTGCGCGGCCGGGTCGTCTCGATCGGGCAGGGCTCGCCCACGGTGCCGTCGTTCGACGTCGACAACGCCGGTGGCGCGGGCGAGGTGCTGCGTCACCTGTACGCCACCGGCCGGCGTCGCATCGTCATGGTCACCGGGCCGCGCTGGCTGAGCTGCGCCGAGCGCTCGGTGACCACGTACCGGGAGCTGATGCGGGAGTCGGGGTCACCGGAGCGGCTGGTCACCGGCGACTTCACAGCGGCACGGGGCGGCCGGGCCGCGCTGGAGGCGCTGCGCCGGTGGCCGGACGCCGACGCGGTCTACGCGGCCAGCGACGCCACCGCGTTCGGCGTGATCGCGGCGCTGCGCGGGCGCGGCGTACAGGTGCCGCACGACGTGGCGGTGGCCGGGTTCGACGACCTGCCGTACGCGGCCGTGAGCAGCCCGCCGCTGACCACGGCGACCCATCCGGTCGACCGGATCGCCGCCGCGGCGGCCACGGCCGTGCTGACGCGCGCGCCGGCTGCCCCGAGCACCGCGTTCCCGTCGACGCTGGTCGCCCGGGAGAGCGCCTGA
- the paaI gene encoding hydroxyphenylacetyl-CoA thioesterase PaaI, whose amino-acid sequence MAGDGGRTAAHDMFDADVASKGLGIELVSAGDGAAVARMRVTPAMLNGHAIGHGGFVFLLADTAFALACNSHGPATVAAGGEISFLRPVREGDVLEAYATERVRHGRSGIYDVTVRRGDEVVAEFRGRSRTIARD is encoded by the coding sequence ATGGCCGGCGACGGCGGCCGTACCGCGGCGCACGACATGTTCGACGCCGACGTGGCGTCCAAGGGGCTCGGCATCGAGCTCGTCTCGGCCGGCGACGGCGCGGCCGTGGCGCGGATGCGGGTCACACCGGCGATGCTCAACGGGCACGCGATCGGGCACGGCGGCTTCGTGTTCCTGCTCGCCGACACGGCGTTCGCGCTCGCCTGCAACAGCCACGGCCCGGCCACCGTGGCGGCCGGCGGCGAGATCAGCTTCCTGCGCCCGGTGCGCGAGGGTGACGTGCTGGAGGCGTACGCCACCGAGCGGGTCCGGCACGGCCGCAGCGGCATCTACGACGTCACGGTGCGACGCGGCGACGAGGTGGTGGCGGAGTTCCGGGGGCGCAGCCGCACGATCGCCCGCGACTGA
- the paaK gene encoding phenylacetate--CoA ligase PaaK: MQDRTPRPDELDPVERIGVDELRALQLDRLRHSLRHAYDNVPHYRRAFDGAGAHPGDLRELTDLARFPFTTKAELRENYPFGMFAVPRERIARLHASSGTTGRPTVVGYTRADLYTWAKLMARSIRAAGGRRGDRVHVAYGYGLFTGGLGAHYGAEELGCTVVPVSGGMTERQVMLIRDLAPEVIMVTPSYMLAIVDEMERQGVDPRATSLRVGIFGAEPWTEDMRRELEQRLDMHALDIYGLSEVMGPGVAVECVETKDGLHLWEDHFYPEIIDPVTGEVLPDGERGELVLTSLTKEAMPVIRYRTRDLTRLLPGTARPMRRIEKITGRTDDMMIVRGVNVFPTQIEELILRTPALSPHFQCVLDRRGRMDTLAVHVERRADAAADEAERAGVALAEQVKNTIGVSVAVRVIEPDGVERSMGKMRRIVDQRRES; this comes from the coding sequence GTGCAGGACCGCACCCCTCGTCCGGACGAGCTGGATCCCGTCGAGCGGATCGGCGTCGACGAGCTGCGCGCCCTGCAACTGGACCGGCTGCGCCACTCGCTGCGCCACGCGTACGACAACGTGCCGCACTACCGCCGCGCGTTCGACGGCGCCGGCGCGCACCCCGGCGACCTGCGCGAGCTGACCGACCTGGCCCGCTTCCCGTTCACCACCAAGGCCGAGCTGCGGGAGAACTACCCGTTCGGCATGTTCGCGGTGCCCCGCGAACGGATCGCCCGCCTGCACGCCTCCTCCGGCACCACCGGGCGCCCCACGGTGGTCGGCTACACCCGCGCCGACCTGTACACCTGGGCGAAGCTCATGGCCCGCTCGATCCGGGCCGCCGGTGGCCGCCGCGGCGACCGGGTGCACGTCGCGTACGGCTACGGCCTGTTCACCGGCGGCCTCGGCGCGCACTACGGCGCCGAGGAGCTGGGCTGCACTGTCGTCCCGGTCTCCGGCGGCATGACCGAACGCCAGGTGATGCTGATCCGCGACCTCGCGCCGGAGGTCATCATGGTGACCCCGAGCTACATGCTCGCCATCGTGGACGAGATGGAACGCCAGGGCGTCGACCCGCGCGCCACCTCGCTGCGGGTCGGGATCTTCGGGGCCGAGCCGTGGACCGAGGACATGCGCCGTGAGCTGGAGCAGCGCCTGGACATGCACGCGCTGGACATCTACGGGCTCTCCGAGGTGATGGGACCGGGTGTGGCTGTCGAGTGCGTGGAGACCAAGGACGGCCTGCACCTGTGGGAGGACCACTTCTACCCGGAGATCATCGACCCGGTGACCGGGGAGGTGTTGCCCGACGGGGAGCGGGGCGAGCTGGTGCTGACCTCGCTGACCAAGGAGGCCATGCCGGTCATCCGCTACCGCACCCGCGACCTGACCCGGCTGCTGCCCGGCACGGCCCGCCCGATGCGGCGGATCGAGAAGATCACCGGGCGTACCGACGACATGATGATCGTCCGGGGGGTGAACGTCTTCCCGACCCAGATCGAGGAGCTGATCCTGCGTACCCCGGCCCTGTCGCCGCACTTCCAGTGCGTGCTCGACCGGCGGGGGCGGATGGACACGCTCGCCGTCCACGTGGAGCGGCGCGCGGACGCGGCTGCCGACGAGGCCGAGCGGGCCGGCGTGGCGCTGGCCGAGCAGGTCAAGAACACCATCGGCGTCTCCGTCGCGGTACGGGTGATCGAACCGGACGGCGTGGAACGGTCGATGGGCAAGATGCGCCGCATCGTCGACCAGCGGCGGGAGTCCTGA